GCGGGCCCAACAAGATCAACGCGGCGTTCGCGTTCGGCAGTCAGGGTCTGACCGGCGCGGACGCGCTGTCCGGCGGGTTCGAGTTGCTGGCCATGACGGTGCGGGACACGACCGGCATCACACCGGACGCGGGCGCGATCATCGACTTCGACGGGTTCACCGAGGTGGTGGAGGCGCTCGGCGAGGTCTGCATGTACGTCGACGGCCAGGTCACCTCGATCCACGTCGGCACGAACGACCGCACCGGCGAGCCGGCCCCGCCGTTCCTGGTGAACCCGGACGGCACGATCCGCGGCCGGGTGCCGGGCGTGACGCCGAACGTGTACGAGAAGGGCAACCGGTGCTTCACACCCGACGAGGCACTGGACTTCGTGCGGCAGCGCGACCTGCTGGAGACGAACGACTTCGACTACGGCCGGCAGCGGCACCAGCAGCAGTTCATGAAGGCGGTGCTGAACGGCGTCCTGGAGGGGGACGCGACCGAGTTGCCGTCCCTGCTGGCCGCCGTCGGCAGGACCATGACGGTTGACGACGGCGGCATTCCGCTGGAGGACTGGATCTTCGCGATGCGCGGGATCCGTTCCGGCGCGCTGACCACGCTCAAGGTGAACGACGGCGATTTCAACACCGAGACGATCGACGGAGTGGGCAGCGCG
This genomic window from Catenuloplanes niger contains:
- a CDS encoding LCP family protein — its product is MRRRSRRQRGWGRRSGWGRQSGWGRRRTPWGKVLAGAAATALVLGGGAVVGGRMLLTAATGTVTRQDLLGDARKERERVDVDGAKNILLVGLDTRPGEDEGEPARSDSIIVLHIPATHDHAYLVSLPRDTLVEIPEYDNGEVPFAGGPNKINAAFAFGSQGLTGADALSGGFELLAMTVRDTTGITPDAGAIIDFDGFTEVVEALGEVCMYVDGQVTSIHVGTNDRTGEPAPPFLVNPDGTIRGRVPGVTPNVYEKGNRCFTPDEALDFVRQRDLLETNDFDYGRQRHQQQFMKAVLNGVLEGDATELPSLLAAVGRTMTVDDGGIPLEDWIFAMRGIRSGALTTLKVNDGDFNTETIDGVGSAEILDETSTEMFEAMAEDDVKAFLAANPDVVNSD